In the Balaenoptera acutorostrata chromosome 7, mBalAcu1.1, whole genome shotgun sequence genome, one interval contains:
- the AGAP3 gene encoding arf-GAP with GTPase, ANK repeat and PH domain-containing protein 3 isoform X7 has product MERGWPPGDSRSRERPAACRRALSVCDSLDLHGAPAGRAASALCAVREQPARPRSVCSGGPGPPAAGVRGLLLGLLRPRLGRRGPPDGLPPAPRPASSGSPGSAAPSPSPSPAPARRSRPRGAQVPRPTSMTFLEVNRLELAAEAEGAGAGLGRAGSAGFLRGASLWSSQRWQVLRGGGGGGRSSPGPRRGLSALRKSFSFRLRRGQEIRRAESGLLPRARTRSDGDASSLGAFSSRRDLLLGAEAPRAAPEPGRPRTATGLWRLLTSRFRRREPAPAPSEPLWSRRAAAAPGLLGAPSDSFVNSQEWTLSRSVPELKVGIVGNLSSGKSALVHRYLTGTYVQEESPEGGRFKKEIVVDGQSYLLLIRDEGGPPELQFAAWVDAVVFVFSLEDEISFQTVYNYFLRLCSFRNASEVPMVLVGTQDAISAANPRVIDDSRARKLSTDLKRCTYYETCATYGLNVERVFQDVAQKVVALRKKQQLAIGPCKSLPNSPSHSAVSAASIPAVHINQATNGGSSAFSDYSSSVPSTPSISQRELRIETIAASSTPTPIRKQSKRRSNIFTICATVSNFSSTKRPFQLLPN; this is encoded by the exons ATGGAGCGGGGCTGGCCGCCAGGGGACAGCCGCAGCCGGGAGCGGCCCGCCGCCTGCCGCCGCGCCCTCAGCGTCTGCGACTCGCTGGACCTGCACGGCGCCCCGGCCGGCCGCGCCGCCTCTGCCCTGTGCGCTGTGCGCGAGCAGCCGGCGCGGCCGCGGAGCGTGTGCTCGGGCGGCCCGGGGCCACCGGCCGCTGGCGTCCGCGGCCTGCTGCTCGGCCTCCTGCGCCCGCGTCTGGGCCGCCGCGGCCCCCCCGACGGCCTCCCGCCGGCTCCCCGGCCCGCGTCCTCGGGGAGCCCCGGCTCGGCCGCGCCCAGCCCGTCGCCCAGCCCCGCGCCGGCCCGGCGCAGCCGCCCCCGGGGGGCCCAGGTGCCGCGGCCCACCAGCATGACGTTCCTGGAGGTGAACCGCCTGGAGCTGGCGGCCGAGGCCGAGGGCGCTGGCGCGGGGCTGGGCCGCGCGGGCAGCGCGGGTTTCCTGCGGGGCGCCTCGCTGTGGAGCAGCCAGCGCTGGCAGGTgctgcgcggcggcggcggcggcgggcgcagCTCCCCAGGCCCCCGGCGCGGCCTGTCGGCGCTGAGGAAGAGCTTCAGCTTCCGCCTGCGCCGCGGCCAGGAGATCCGGCGCGCCGAGTCGGGGCTGCTGCCCCGGGCGCGCACCCGCAGCGACGGCGACGCCAGCTCCCTGGGTGCCTTCTCCAGCCGCCGCGACCTGCTGCTGGGCGCCGAGGCCCCGAGGGCCGCGCCAGAGCCGGGCCGACCCCGCACTGCCACCGGCCTCTGGAGGCTGCTCACCAGCCGCTTCCGCCGGAGGGAGCCGGCGCCCGCGCCGTCCGAGCCGCTGTGGAGCCGCCGGGCGGCCGCggcccctgggctcctgggcGCGCCAAGCG ACTCCTTTGTGAACAGCCAGGAGTGGACCCTGAGCCGTTCGGTGCCGGAGCTTAAAGTG GGCATTGTGGGGAACCTGTCTAGTGGGAAGTCGGCCCTGGTGCACCGCTATCTGACGGGGACCTATGTTCAGGAGGAGTCCCCAGAAG GGGGTCGGTTTAAGAAGGAGATTGTGGTGGATGGCCAGAGTTACCTGCTGCTGATCCGAGATGAAGGAGGTCCCCCCGAGCTCCAG TTTGCTGCCTGGGTGGACGCCGTGGTGTTTGTGTTCAGCCTGGAGGATGAAATCAGCTTCCAGACGGTGTACAACTACTTCCTGCGGCTCTGCAGCTTCCGCAACGCCAGCGAGGTGCCCATGGTGCTGGTGGGCACGCAGG ACGCCATCAGTGCCGCGAACCCGCGGGTCATCGATGACAGCAGGGCCCGCAAGCTGTCCACAGACTTGAAGCGCTGCACCTACTACGAGACGTGCGCCACCTACGGGCTCAACGTGGAGCGCGTCTTCCAGGACG tggcccAGAAGGTAGTGGCCTTGCGGAAGAAGCAGCAGCTGGCCATCGGGCCCTGCAAGTCACTGCCCAACTCTCCCAGCCACTCGGCCGTGTCCGCCGCCTCCATCCCGGCTGTGCATATCAACCAG GCCACGAATGGCGGCAGCAGCGCTTTCAGCGACTACTCATCCtcagtcccctccacccccagcatcAGCCAGCGGGAGCTGCGCATCGAGACCATCGctgcctcctccacccccacaCCCATCCGCAAGCAGTCCAAGCGGCGCTCCAACATCTTCACG ATATGTGCCACTGTTTCCAACTTTTCATCAACAAAAAGGCCTTTCCAACTCCTTCCAAATTAG